The following proteins are encoded in a genomic region of Cryptomeria japonica chromosome 11, Sugi_1.0, whole genome shotgun sequence:
- the LOC131050890 gene encoding uncharacterized protein LOC131050890, translated as MLVLSSSPILSNYGEEDCPSILLVQDYLENAQEPVQHYLEGFCNLKTGINLQRISVEFKCEWKMKGSFNSEAASSCNGSKTEQLWRMPRDCNIISLSPPGNRSSGSSSYSSSEESVQDSLEGFCFCNLKTGRSLQIISMEFKCEWQIKAF; from the exons ATGCTAGTACTATCTTCTTCGCCAATACTGAGCAATTACGGCGAAGAAGATTGTCCTAGCATTCTCTTAGTCCAAGATTATCTAGAGAATGCACAAGAGCCTGTCCAACATTATCTAGAGGGTTTCTGCAATCTAAAGACGGGGATAAATTTGCAGAGAATTTCAGTGGAGTTCAAGTGCGAATGGAagatgaaag GGTCATTCAATTCTGAAGCTGCTTCCTCATGCAATGGAAGCAAAACCGAGCAATTATGGAGAATGCCAAGAGATTGTAATATCATTTCTCTCAGTCCACCAGGAAATAGGTCATCCGGTTCATCATCCTATTCTTCTTCAGAAGAGTCTGTCCAAGATTCTCTAGAGGGTTTTTGTTTCTGCAATCTGAAGACGGGGAGGAGTTTGCAGATAATTTCAATGGAATTCAAATGCGAATGGCAGATCAAAGCATTCTAA